TACCCTGGACTGACCTCCAGATCGAAACAGCGAGACGTTGAACCCCATAAAGTGTTTTCTCAACTCCTACATTCATTGTTTTGTCCATTCATGTCCTTCCTCATCATTTGCCTCTTCTTAAAGATGTACTGGAGGAGATGCCAGTCTTTACTGTGCGTAGCAGATAAGGGGGGGGGTAAAAGGAAAAGAAACTCACGGTGCTGTATTCCCTATGATcactagagggcagtgtttATCCTGACTGTGACCTTTCTAGGACGACAATACTACAGCCCTTCATTACTCTGCATCCACTACCAGCATTATTAAAGCGACAGCCAATAGCTGCTTCATGTCCTTGATATTGCACAAGAGAGTTCATATGATTCATTGTGTATAATCTGTACAATAgcatgtgtgtggactgtgtgcatgtatgtactTAAACCATTTGAATTGCCTGAGATCATCTCTGACCTGACAGAAGTGGCTGGTTGCATGGCTGTTTTCAATTTATCCATCCAAACtaccgtattttccggactataagtCACAATTTTTTTCATCGTTTGGCTGGTCTTTCCAGATTAAATGTTTAttcttggtcttggattttatgaaatacatttctaaataaatgcGACTTATAGTCCAGTGCGACTTCTATATGTTTTTTCCTCTTCACGACGCATTTTTGGACTAATGCGATTTACACTCCGGTGCATCTTAAAGTCCGCAAAATACGGTATAGGTTTTAATAGTATCCAAAAGGCACTTAAAACCCTTACTTCCTGTTGTGCTGACTGAACAGAAGCAAACAGGAAAGCATCGACCAACGAGTGAAACCCCCCCCGATCCACCCACACTAGCTTGGTGGCTACCCTCCGTTTTCTTTGAAACGCTGGTTTCTGAacgttgcaggtgtgtgtggtgtgtgtgtgtgcctcactcAGACAACTGAGACCACAGTATCCCtcagaggcagaaagagggaagtgaaataaaaacaagataacctccctctctctctctgtctcgcgcGTTCTCTCTTCTCCGGTGGCCACATGTGGCTGTATGCATCAAGTAACTCACTGCGGTTCACGGTAGTTTCAGCTTGTGAAATGCTAATGGGCCCAAGATGTCTTCAGGTTCCAACCACAAAACTAGCGTGCAACTACGTGAGGCACAAACAGCAGTTCTGTTGCCATTTCGTGTCCTCGTCGTTCGGTGTTCTTTCTGTCGTCAAAGGGTCAATCCCACTTGGTTGCTGTCTAATGCTGAACAGGtgtgtcagaatgtgtgtgGACGGCAGGGGCTGAACGTCGGCGCGACTCTGAACATTTAATGGGGGATTTGAAGACTGCGAAAGCCAAGCATTCAGTGTCATCAGGTTTTGAACCACAAAAAAAAAGGGAAACGTACCAAATACTAAAGCTATTCTGAAACGCATGTACACTTTCAAAGATTCAACTTCCCATCAAATTGTTCAACTGATATCATTTgtaatgaaataaaaaaacgttGTATTAGCCTACATTCGAAAACAAATGTAAAATCGAAATAGCTAACTAGCGGTCTTCAATGTTCCACTCTACTGTATGTGAGCCTGATCAAACATGCATATGAGAATATCCAGGATCAATAAGCGCCAGGTCACAGGCAGCATATCAGATAAGAGGTGATAATCCAGCCACCGTGCATCCAGCCTACCTGTTGTTGGCGGTGAGGTCACACTGGAAGCCCGAGGGCTGGTGGGCGAAGCGGACCAGGGGACAGCGGGCGTTCAGGATCTTCTGCACCCCCACGCAGCCCGGCCCAAACTGGTCCACGCACTCCCCGATGACCGAGAGGATGCTCTGGGTCACGGCCCGCTCGGAGTTGGCCCTCTTCAACTGGAACTCCAGGGAATAGCCTGCTTTCGGCTGGGCACGGAGGGGAAACACAAGGGGGTGGCTCGGTGGTTAGAGCGCTCGACAGCAAAGCgcgaggtcacaggttcaaatctcccctgTACCGCAAGTAGCTTTGGGAACAAAGAAATGAATAGCTACTTTCAATGAAAATGTATCTGTCACATACATGCAATTCAAGGCTTCTTATTGACTGTTTCGCAGCCATCTGCTTTCATTTGATGGGAGGGATTTTGGGGAAACAGGAAGGAAGTGTTTTTTTAACAATGCCGTTCCCGTGCTCGTACAGTAAGCTGGCATAGTTAGTTGTTAGGTTGGTGTGCTATTCAACCTGTACTGCTTGGAAGGAAACATGAGGATTTGTTGTGATCGCATCAGTCACCTGGGCCAGTGTGtgcttctgcgtgtgtgtgtgtgtctgtgcttaatCAATGAGCTGTGATGAAACTTCTGAATCGGCTTTTCCCGCCATATCAAAGTAAACCAATTAGACTGAATAGAAGTTCCCACTTTAACTAAACAAATGCTCCTTTTTACTTATcagcaacaaaaaaacagaGTTGGGACAATTTACCGGAATCTGTCTATCCGGACCTTTATCTTAGATACACTATTACACATCCCAGCCAAACATCAACACCTTCATCTGTTGTTTGAACAGATTACACAGCCCTTAAAACGATCCTACTACCCTTTTAGTTGCATAGCATTCAAGAACAACCAAGACAACTGACTGTAAAGAAAGCAAACAACAAGATAAGACTTAACAAGATACAACCTCATATTTCTTAGTTGTATGTTCAGTaaacatcctgtgtgtgtgtgtgtgtgtgtgtgtgtgtgtgtgtgtgtgtgtgtgtgtgcgctgtgtgtgtatgtgtgtgtgtacagtatatgaatATAGTACGTGCAAAAGTATTAAGTGCaaataacattaaaaaaaatatatatatatatataaagcaaAAATGCTTTGAGAAATACATGCAAAGACTAAACAAAATGTTTCTCAACATTGCACTTTTAGACtgccacacaaatacagaaCAGTATTCATGGGGGGGGGAATGTAGAggcctaagacttttgcacagtactgacTCTTCTCCCCCCGGTGTAGTGCTGAAAAGGCCAGGCACCATCCTGCACTAGGCTGTACCGCCTCTTCCAGGTCCCCTATCCTGGTGCCTTGACATCACCGACCAGAGGGAGgtgaaaggagacagagaggacgcAGTGTGCCGCCTGGTGCCGCCCCTCACCTTCACGTTCCGCCCACTGATCCGGTCCAGATCCAGGAACATGTCCAGGTCACAGCCCAGCTTGCCGAACCCGTTGACGGTCGAGCCGAACGGCCGGATGAGGCATTCTGGGAAGTAGGCGGCGGCGATGTCCTGGAGCAGCGAGCACACCAGGAAGCGCAGGCAGATGTTCTCCTCGGTCAGCTGGTACATCGCCGTCAAGGACAGCATCTGCTGGTCTATCTGAAGACCACGACAAAGACAACAACCCAAACATGAGGTTTCCCCGGGGAAAGCTCTAGCTCGGCCCCTCGATAAAGTGTACTCCCAAACAGTTAGAACTATGTACATCTGATCTGATCCTTGATTGTCATGCTGTCCCCGCTATCTGCACTATTTGTACGTTACTTCGGACAAAAGGATCCACGGAATGAATACCATGTCAGCCGTAACTGCCCACACTTACACTCTCCTCCTTGGATAGCCTCTGTATGAGCTCACTGATGGGGATGGTGGTCTGGGGCTGGTACTGGGGAAGCGACTGGCCGTCAGACTGGTCTGCTGGGCCGTTACTTCTGAGAGAGAGCAGCCGGGACTTGAAAGGCACCATGGCTTCATGATTGATAGTGGGGATTGCGGTCCCTTCATAAAGTGATGTGATGCTCTCCTTGTTGGCAAACTCCACCACCGCATATGTACTCTGAAGGGCACAGAAGCAACACAAGATGTATACTACGTTGATGACGTTTAATGATTTACCTAATTACATACAGTGTCTGAAGCATACCATCCCATGAGCGAAGCAACACTAGACGAAAAAACATAAAACGTTTACTGATGTGTGTTTTAAGGCAACGTGTATACTGTATGAAAGTATGGCATTGCAGACGTTGTTTGATGCTAATCATTCTAAAACTTACATAGCTTTCATAAAAGAAACATTTGTTGATTGGTCCATGTCTTGAAAGATACTTCATAAACTTCTTCTCGTTGGTTTTGGCTTGACAGCTAATGAGAACAGATCTTTCCGCTTGCTCTTGTCTCTCTTCCAAGACCGCATAAAACGACTTGAGCCCATCCTTTGGTTCTGTGAAAGTAGAGGACAGAATTCACCAAACCAAACAGTCAATAAACACTGTGGAAGCTGTGAGTCTCGGGGGCTGCACCATGCAGTCACGTTAGAAGTCCAACGCAAATTGTATCACTGTAAACTCAATGTTATTAACTTGCTGGTTAGTGCTATAAGATTTCTATCTAATGTGGTAAGAAACGTCATAAATGTGAATGTTTTTAAGCTAACTCATCTTGTTAGCTAACAAGATAGCTGCGTTTTCTCAGAAGGCATGTCATAACCGTAATGGACTGGACAGTCCCTTGCAGAACGAGACACATACCAAATTCATCTGTCTTATTCAATGTCTTGGCTTGTTCGGCTACGTTATTTTTTCCGAACTGTCTTCGAACAAGTAGATCATACGTTTGAAGGCACTTTGACAGGCTTCGCCTTCCACTCATGTGTAACCTGCACACACCGAAGGAGGCTGCCATTGTTGCACGGAGACTAATGGAAACAGCGCATGCGCATGTTGTTGTGTTCtatggcaggagagaggagtcaaATTATGAAAAATCGTaatattcagagagagagagtgtgagagagagagagagagacaaagacagagacaaagacagagtcagagacagagagacatagagagagagagagagagagagagagagagagagagagagagagagagagagagagacaggcgatAATGGGATGAAAAGTAATGCAATAGCAGTCTAGACCAGGTATGCATGGGCCAAGTCAAGGAGATATAGGgaaatacatttgtattcaaTGGAAGTTGATGAACTGCAAGTCGTAGATCGAAAGAAATCGGGCTGTCTCTTGTCGGGGGAAACAATGGAAATAGGAAAACGAAACACGCCAAAtatttcttccatgaaacacccTGACGTTCGTCACAGTGGTTGCACTTCCTCTCTTTACAGTTCAAGTCTGCTCAGTTACTGAATGCTCACATACGCAATCTAGTGAGCAGGATCGGACCTCTGATTAATAAACTGACCAAGGTAAGTGCTACAGAAATTGTATCTTATCTTATTATCCTATTCTGGGTTAGGGTATTAATGCAGGGATTAAATCACTTGAACTGTATCGCTCAGTTTTTTAACGCATGCTTCGAAGTTATGCATAAAACCGATGTATCGCTTAGTTTTTCAACGCATGCTTCGAAGTGTGGTATGCATAAGGCCGGTGATATGGGCTATAGCATTGGCTGTGCATATGCAAGGACTGGATACTGTTCCGTGTGCTTATCAACTCCATGTTTGGATACGGAGAAAATAAGGGGACGGCTCAGGGGCTTCCCAGGTTGTTGTGAAATTCCCTTAATTTGCATGGGAATCCAATTCGTTTGCCTGTGCTCCTCCTACTACAGCTGTAGTTGCAGTCGGAGACAGGCAGCGCGTCAGTTGGTCCAACACTCCTGCATATTGAACATGTTAAGAACAATCGTTGCGAAATGGGTAAATCTCTGTCATGAAACTAATATCCAGTATCGCTTTCTAGAACCGGGCAAATAATCAAAATGGATTACAAATACGACAACTCCGGAATAGAACTCCTGATGGTGCACATGAACCTAGAGGACATCATAAACGCGGTGGAGAATCTCTATAACGCCGAGGAAGAGGACACAGGGGAGTCTTTTGACGAGGGTATGTCCCAGGAAGAGATGTATGAGCATGAGGAGACTATGGATTCAGGGTCGAGTTGCCAGGGTAACGGCGGTGGCGTGCGCTACGGGACGGTGACGGACCTGCTGTCTTTCGTCAATCTAATCTCTGACATGCAGCTGGATGCGCTGCAGCACCTGCCTGAGGAGATGGGTGTGTTGCTCAACAAGGTGAGACTTTAGAGAATCTATAGTTGTCAGATTGTGTACCACAATAGC
Above is a genomic segment from Osmerus mordax isolate fOsmMor3 chromosome 15, fOsmMor3.pri, whole genome shotgun sequence containing:
- the mtpap gene encoding poly(A) RNA polymerase, mitochondrial isoform X2; this encodes MAASFGVCRLHMSGRRSLSKCLQTYDLLVRRQFGKNNVAEQAKTLNKTDEFEPKDGLKSFYAVLEERQEQAERSVLISCQAKTNEKKFMKYLSRHGPINKCFFYESYSTYAVVEFANKESITSLYEGTAIPTINHEAMVPFKSRLLSLRSNGPADQSDGQSLPQYQPQTTIPISELIQRLSKEESIDQQMLSLTAMYQLTEENICLRFLVCSLLQDIAAAYFPECLIRPFGSTVNGFGKLGCDLDMFLDLDRISGRNVKPKAGYSLEFQLKRANSERAVTQSILSVIGECVDQFGPGCVGVQKILNARCPLVRFAHQPSGFQCDLTANNRPRRQERHRGERLHVRQRRRQGAAAEQHGDASDTAAGVLRVLRLLRVQPNVYRHQEGEGAEQARAVGAPHPEPVRADPEREQERQRGPAGPRGDPLPGGGLDPPAAGVRRPPRPGSQPRRGARPLGPGRPAAALQPGGPHHRPPEEEDGAGQRQDQEPPGESEKPGSEEEELGGEGG
- the mtpap gene encoding poly(A) RNA polymerase, mitochondrial isoform X1 — protein: MAASFGVCRLHMSGRRSLSKCLQTYDLLVRRQFGKNNVAEQAKTLNKTDEFEPKDGLKSFYAVLEERQEQAERSVLISCQAKTNEKKFMKYLSRHGPINKCFFYESYSTYAVVEFANKESITSLYEGTAIPTINHEAMVPFKSRLLSLRSNGPADQSDGQSLPQYQPQTTIPISELIQRLSKEESIDQQMLSLTAMYQLTEENICLRFLVCSLLQDIAAAYFPECLIRPFGSTVNGFGKLGCDLDMFLDLDRISGRNVKPKAGYSLEFQLKRANSERAVTQSILSVIGECVDQFGPGCVGVQKILNARCPLVRFAHQPSGFQCDLTANNRVAMKSSELLYLYGGLDPRVRPLVFSVRCWARAHSITSSIPGAWVSNFSLTVMVLFFLQRRSPPILPTLEHLRGLAGPGDRSVIEGNDCTFVSDVGKVQLQSNTETLATLLQEFFEFYGCFAFNRMSIDIRKGKEQNKPEPSALHIQNPFEPTLNVSKNVNAAQLGRVVTLCQEAAWILQQQEFGAPPGREASPGGGRAPWGLAALLLPSNQAGRTTGRQKKRMEPASARIKSLLESLKSPAQKKKS